A part of Actinomycetota bacterium genomic DNA contains:
- a CDS encoding nickel-dependent hydrogenase large subunit gives DGKLVTTNLTDINMGYEEFVEHSFYEDWTKTGPQKFKTDPLGNPLSPYHPWNKTTIPKPTATNFRERYTWDTAPRWDRKVIETGAYGEIWGIALAQKIPDNPFFESTGDGVRMLLPRHALPETELFWAVPRTLNCWERNRGRAYAIPLVATIAMNCLLQAFEYWRAGETKVHTPFKIPKDHRIGVGFWEAARGFLIHHIEMDKGKLVNYQITTPSTLNAAPTDPFGQLGPYEECVVGTPLLESVPEDQIKGIDVLRAVRSLNPCMPCTTHMDTGKGVIVREVNSCGCTFE, from the coding sequence TCGACGGCAAGCTGGTCACCACCAACCTGACCGACATCAACATGGGCTACGAGGAGTTCGTCGAGCACTCGTTCTACGAGGACTGGACCAAGACCGGGCCCCAGAAGTTCAAGACCGACCCCCTGGGCAACCCCCTGTCGCCTTACCACCCGTGGAACAAGACCACCATCCCCAAGCCCACGGCCACCAACTTCCGTGAGCGCTACACCTGGGACACGGCCCCCCGCTGGGACCGCAAGGTCATCGAGACGGGTGCCTACGGGGAGATCTGGGGCATCGCCTTGGCCCAGAAGATCCCCGACAACCCGTTCTTCGAGTCGACGGGCGACGGGGTGCGCATGCTCCTGCCCCGCCACGCCCTGCCCGAGACCGAGCTGTTCTGGGCCGTGCCCCGCACGCTCAACTGCTGGGAGCGCAACCGGGGCCGGGCCTACGCCATCCCCCTGGTGGCCACCATCGCCATGAACTGCCTGCTCCAGGCGTTCGAGTACTGGCGGGCCGGGGAGACCAAGGTGCACACGCCCTTCAAGATCCCCAAGGACCACCGCATCGGCGTGGGCTTCTGGGAGGCCGCTCGCGGTTTCCTGATCCACCACATCGAGATGGACAAGGGCAAGCTGGTCAACTACCAGATCACCACCCCGTCCACCCTCAACGCGGCCCCGACCGACCCGTTCGGCCAGCTCGGCCCCTACGAGGAGTGCGTGGTGGGCACGCCCCTGCTGGAGTCGGTCCCCGAGGACCAGATCAAGGGCATCGACGTTCTCCGGGCCGTGCGCAGCCTCAACCCGTGCATGCCCTGCACCACCCACATGGACACCGGCAAGGGCGTCATCGTGCGGGAGGTCAACTCCTGCGGCTGCACGTTCGAGTAG
- a CDS encoding hydrogenase maturation protease: protein MTDTETTAEPTAKPRKKRRVLVAGIGLPWLRDLDYGTQFIRRVEGEQWPEGVSVEDLSVSGHRVLDRLMEYRPHKVVLVGAMPRDVDPAGTIRRYKLDLELPEDEDITERLAESIGGIIDLDHILAICRWGKGFPPDTVVIEVEPGDRSFGLGFSEEVEETVDKVLAMIREELGMNAEGVMAP, encoded by the coding sequence ATGACCGACACCGAGACCACAGCCGAGCCGACGGCCAAGCCCCGTAAGAAGCGGCGCGTCCTGGTGGCCGGGATCGGGCTGCCGTGGCTGCGCGACCTCGACTACGGCACGCAGTTCATCAGGCGGGTGGAGGGCGAGCAATGGCCCGAGGGCGTGTCGGTGGAAGACCTGTCGGTCTCGGGCCACCGGGTGCTCGACCGCCTGATGGAGTACCGCCCCCACAAGGTCGTCCTGGTGGGGGCCATGCCCCGCGACGTGGACCCCGCAGGCACCATCCGCCGCTACAAGCTGGACTTGGAGCTGCCCGAGGACGAGGACATCACCGAGAGGTTGGCCGAGTCGATCGGGGGGATCATCGACCTCGACCACATCCTGGCCATCTGCCGGTGGGGGAAGGGCTTCCCCCCCGATACCGTTGTCATAGAAGTGGAGCCGGGAGACCGATCCTTCGGCCTCGGCTTCTCCGAAGAAGTCGAGGAGACCGTCGACAAGGTGTTGGCGATGATCCGTGAGGAGCTTGGTATGAACGCTGAAGGGGTGATGGCGCCGTGA
- a CDS encoding NifU family protein: protein MSDVEQLGYLEIMPRVGELADELLSHPDHKVREQVQELLDWVDVFHREGLGRLVEMIRAWRGEVFLENVGEDEIAGPFLGIYDLGEVADGRDIAEAEEAVGAALEELRGFVESHGGTIALEGIRDGVVTVRMLGSCDGCPSSNATLTGGVEEALRRHWPNFRRLEVIDPEAEAGAEGNGHGGHSHGAGAGAEQPVQLLQIRGHELQ from the coding sequence GTGAGCGACGTCGAGCAGCTCGGTTACCTCGAGATCATGCCCCGCGTCGGCGAACTGGCCGACGAGCTGTTGAGCCACCCCGACCACAAGGTCCGTGAGCAGGTGCAGGAGCTGCTCGACTGGGTCGACGTGTTCCACCGCGAGGGCCTGGGCCGGCTGGTGGAGATGATCCGGGCGTGGCGGGGCGAGGTGTTCCTGGAGAACGTGGGCGAGGACGAGATCGCCGGGCCCTTCTTGGGCATCTACGACCTCGGCGAGGTCGCCGACGGGCGTGACATCGCCGAGGCCGAAGAGGCCGTCGGGGCCGCCCTCGAGGAGCTGCGGGGCTTCGTGGAGTCCCACGGGGGCACCATCGCCCTCGAAGGGATCCGAGACGGGGTCGTCACCGTGCGCATGCTGGGTTCGTGCGACGGGTGCCCCAGCTCCAACGCCACCCTGACGGGCGGTGTGGAGGAGGCCCTGCGCCGCCACTGGCCCAACTTCCGCCGCTTGGAGGTCATCGACCCCGAGGCCGAGGCCGGCGCGGAGGGCAACGGCCACGGTGGCCACTCCCACGGGGCCGGGGCGGGGGCCGAACAGCCCGTCCAGCTCCTGCAGATCAGGGGGCACGAGCTTCAGTGA
- a CDS encoding hydrogenase maturation protease: MRILVAGVGNVLRADDAFGVEVARRMATMKLPKGVKVVETGIGGMALVQELQRGYDAMVVADCVDLGRPPGQVMMILPDVIDVNLLSLEERMDMLADMHLATPERVFMLSKALGVLPDKLMMVGCQPEDPETPGRAMSEPVTRAIDIAIREILRHIDELRSEEETASASPPPAP, encoded by the coding sequence ATGAGGATCCTGGTGGCGGGGGTGGGCAACGTGCTGCGGGCCGACGACGCCTTCGGGGTGGAGGTGGCCCGGCGTATGGCCACCATGAAGCTGCCCAAAGGTGTCAAGGTGGTCGAGACGGGGATCGGGGGGATGGCTCTGGTGCAGGAGTTGCAGAGGGGCTACGACGCCATGGTGGTGGCCGACTGCGTCGACCTCGGCCGCCCGCCCGGCCAGGTCATGATGATCCTGCCCGACGTGATCGACGTGAACCTGCTGTCGCTCGAGGAGCGCATGGACATGCTGGCCGACATGCACCTGGCCACCCCCGAACGGGTCTTCATGCTCAGCAAGGCACTGGGGGTGTTGCCCGACAAGCTCATGATGGTCGGTTGCCAACCCGAGGACCCCGAGACGCCCGGGCGGGCGATGTCCGAGCCCGTGACCCGAGCCATCGACATCGCCATCCGCGAGATACTCCGCCACATCGACGAATTGCGCAGCGAGGAGGAGACGGCGTCGGCCAGCCCGCCGCCGGCACCGTAA
- a CDS encoding tetratricopeptide repeat protein: MSDRANAIRSLEEQLARTPKGARPHEHAALSYRLGLAYAESTGTQADGLRRALTYFDTAGSIFDPRFDPVEHARVLNAAGAAHRGLGNRKKAAELFDKAATLFEGKAGREAELAAALNNLGLVRSEQGDFDGAVEAFERAVGLFDTGTAEGRRGKVATLHNRGQAHAAQGSAEGLEAALSDYAEALGDVDIDEAPYHFALVQHSLGVALSALASQLADERERLLQEAVAAFKESLTVFTRGTMPYQYSLAKHNLGLAYVGLGGVANLRRALASFEDTVSMLDTRVHGDAWRQAYASLERTENDLKVEFPAMTRVDHFVNLLAQVKADERIALLRERVFHLMALSEPQRSQFLIELDLAMALLGGKKARAIMEDELSITIELPNERLEVALTARHKAHREIADDELRIEADTALDHAIGEALGGPQRVLVRDYLESIGWERP, translated from the coding sequence ATGTCAGACCGGGCAAACGCCATCCGTTCCCTGGAGGAGCAACTGGCGAGGACCCCCAAGGGGGCTCGCCCCCACGAGCACGCCGCCCTGTCCTACCGGCTGGGCCTGGCCTACGCCGAGTCGACGGGTACCCAGGCCGACGGCCTGCGCCGAGCCCTCACCTACTTCGACACTGCCGGGTCCATCTTCGACCCCCGCTTCGACCCGGTCGAGCACGCCCGGGTGCTCAACGCCGCCGGCGCGGCCCACCGGGGCCTGGGCAACCGCAAGAAGGCGGCCGAGCTGTTCGACAAGGCGGCCACGCTGTTCGAGGGCAAGGCGGGGCGGGAGGCCGAACTGGCGGCCGCCCTCAACAACCTGGGCCTGGTCCGCAGCGAGCAAGGCGACTTCGACGGGGCGGTGGAGGCCTTCGAACGAGCGGTCGGGCTGTTCGACACGGGTACGGCCGAGGGGCGGCGGGGCAAGGTGGCCACCCTTCACAACCGGGGCCAGGCCCACGCCGCCCAGGGCTCGGCCGAGGGGCTGGAAGCGGCCCTTTCGGACTACGCCGAGGCGTTGGGCGACGTCGACATCGACGAGGCCCCGTACCACTTCGCCCTCGTCCAGCACAGCCTGGGGGTGGCCCTCAGCGCCCTGGCCTCCCAGCTGGCCGACGAGCGCGAGCGCCTGCTCCAGGAGGCGGTGGCCGCTTTCAAGGAGTCGCTCACGGTCTTCACCAGGGGCACGATGCCCTACCAGTACTCGCTGGCCAAGCACAACCTCGGCCTGGCCTACGTGGGCCTGGGTGGGGTGGCCAACCTGCGGCGGGCTCTGGCGTCGTTCGAGGACACGGTCAGCATGCTCGACACCCGGGTGCACGGGGACGCCTGGCGCCAGGCCTACGCCAGCCTGGAGCGCACTGAGAACGACCTCAAGGTCGAGTTCCCGGCCATGACCCGAGTCGACCACTTCGTCAACCTCCTGGCCCAGGTCAAGGCGGACGAGCGCATCGCCCTGCTGCGTGAGCGGGTCTTCCACCTGATGGCGCTCTCCGAGCCCCAGCGCAGCCAGTTCCTCATAGAGCTCGATCTGGCCATGGCCCTGCTGGGCGGAAAGAAGGCCCGGGCCATCATGGAGGACGAGCTGAGCATCACGATCGAGTTGCCCAACGAACGGCTGGAGGTCGCCCTCACAGCTCGCCACAAGGCCCACCGGGAGATCGCCGACGACGAGCTCCGGATCGAGGCCGACACCGCTCTCGACCATGCCATCGGTGAGGCACTGGGCGGCCCTCAGCGGGTCCTGGTCCGCGACTACCTCGAAAGCATCGGATGGGAGCGCCCATGA